One Centropristis striata isolate RG_2023a ecotype Rhode Island chromosome 22, C.striata_1.0, whole genome shotgun sequence genomic window carries:
- the LOC131960336 gene encoding specifically androgen-regulated gene protein — translation MDARLQANPQLHYGVNGGAGRSSRPGRDDALQFLSQEEQECLQFFEETIESLEDSLEDSDRRRPPPSSSRPVETVDGSANSNAIVSSLVGRHPGPKDQDIIDLVRPQPDLVQTREPISSPDFQSMVQTAESHFELKPQRDRMDSLPSEYNPPLPSGSYGPTDSHSTYHPPGCIPTPVLIAQQIADNQAGGTSNIHPSSMLRRSSLDSPTHSGDHPFKHGPPTSAKPNRYPANISVILGNKEHQNQSLANVHIHERRAQMLANLTGTSHPLVQEEPQLAAEQKPRNTPTRSISFKDPAPDKSRMEALSKLGLTRNRAMSGGMSLLAVPDSTALEPLTGAETSAKTLETRSPPPTETSIKLPEADVTAPRQSQIHVDRKPEIQRSDSLKRYDERHQQLRDFPPPVSYSSYYPPPLDTKASYPPPPEVTSLESNSYGGKSIIVHPSVSPRSPPATSPTSPEPKGLPPALANPTEFNSYGGKTKVMTPAVVPEPRSDLPDILSSHIDKSRSLPARSEPLPTELNSYGGKSRTFHPSTGLNRPSDATAKSFKAPAPAPAPRPPRHSYHGVVSTPKPAPRALSPEHKRRPSSMFRPQGITVQFSGRGATDESRREALRKLGLLKES, via the exons ATGGACGCCCGTCTGCAGGCCAACCCTCAGCTCCACTACGGGGTCAACGGGGGCGCCGGCAGGAGCTCCAGACCAGGG AGAGACGATGCACTGCAGTTTCTGagccaggaggagcaggagtgcCTTCAGTTCTTCGAGGAGACCATTGAGTCGCTGGAGGACAGTCTGGAGGACAGCGACCGGAGGAGGCCCCCGCCAAGCAGCAGCCGTCCGGTCGAAACAGTCGATGGGTCCGCAAACTCGAACGCCATTGTGTCCTCCCTCGTGGGCAGACATCCCGGTCCCAAAGACCAGGATATTATAGACCTGGTCCGCCCACAACCGGACTTGGTGCAGACCAGAGAGCCGATCTCCAGCCCAG ACTTCCAGAGTATGGTGCAGACAGCTGAAAGCCACTTTGAGTTAAAGCCACAGCGTGATCGGATGGACAGCTTGCCTTCAGAGTACAACCCTCCGCTACCGAGTGGCAGCTACGGGCCGACAGACAGCCACTCCACCTACCACCCTCCAGGCTGTATCCCCACTCCGGTCCTGATTGCCCAGCAGATAGCAGATAACCAGGCAGGTGGAACCTCCAACATCCATCCCTCCTCCATGCTTCGTCGTTCCAGCCTGGACTCGCCAACCCACAGCGGCGATCATCCCTTCAAACATGGCCCTCCTACCTCTGCTAAGCCGAACCGATATCCTGCTAACATCAGCGTCATCCTCGGCAACAAGGAGCACCAGAATCAGTCGCTGGCTAACGTGCACATCCACGAGAGGCGGGCGCAGATGCTGGCGAACCTAACAGGAACGTCGCACCCTCTGGTGCAGGAAGAACCTCAGCTGGCTGCGGAGCAGAAGCCTCGAAACACTCCGACTCGCAGCATTTCCTTCAAGGACCCCGCACCAGACAAATCCAGGATGGAGGCCTTGTCTAAGCTGGGCCTGACCAGGAACCGAGCCATGTCCGGAGGTATGTCGCTACTCGCAGTCCCTGACAGCACCGCTCTGGAGCCTCTCACAGGTGCAGAAACCAGTGCCAAAACTCTGGAGACCAGAAGTCCCCCACCAACAGAAACTAGCATCAAATTGCCAGAAGCTGATGTTACAGCACCACGTCAGAGCCAGATTCATGTCGACAGGAAACCAGAGATTCAGCGATCTGATTCTCTAAAGAGGTATGATGAAAGACACCAACAACTGAGGGACTTTCCTCCACCTGTTTCATACAGCAGCTACTATCCACCTCCACTGGACACCAAGGCATCTTACCCCCCTCCGCCTGAGGTCACCTCGCTGGAATCAAACAGCTACGGAGGGAAGTCTATCATCGTCCACCCTTCTGTTTCCCCCAGGAGCCCACCTGCGACTTCTCCAACCAGCCCTGAACCCAAAGGCCTCCCACCTGCGCTGGCTAACCCCACCGAGTTCAACAGCTACGGAGGAAAGACCAAAGTCATGACCCCGGCGGTGGTACCCGAGCCCAGGAGTGACCTTCCCGACATTCTTAGTTCCCATATCGACAAGAGTCGATCCTTGCCCGCCAGATCAGAGCCGCTCCCCACTGAGCTTAACAGTTACGGAGGAAAGAGCCGAACCTTCCACCCCTCCACCGGGTTAAATCGCCCTTCAGACGCCACGGCAAAGAGTTTCAAAGCTCCAGCCCCAGCCCCGGCCCCAAGACCTCCTCGGCACTCCTACCACGGCGTTGTTTCTACCCCGAAACCAGCACCACGAGCCTTATCCCCTGAACACAAGCGGAGACCCAGCTCCATGTTTCGTCCTCAAGGCATCACCGTGCAGTTTTCTGGACGGGGGGCGACGGACGAATCGCGCAGGGAGGCGTTGAGGAAGCTGGGGCTGCTGAAAGAGTCTTGA